In Heteronotia binoei isolate CCM8104 ecotype False Entrance Well chromosome 1, APGP_CSIRO_Hbin_v1, whole genome shotgun sequence, the genomic window GTAGTTGATAGTTTATTCCTCAAATTATATAAATTTCACATACACCAACATATAGAAACTTGACTATGGTATGAGagttcttttaaaaatgcttattGTTTGTGTTTTGCACTCCCTGCACATGGCAGTAATACACACACTGCTACATGTGTAACACATATTTCTTAACAATATCATTGGCCCGTTGGTGGAATAAAGATGTTTTTATATCAAATGTGCTTGCTGAATAACACTGTTTCTTTTCATTATACTCGTGTCTTAAATCTTCCAAGAATCCCACTTTCAGCTGATTGAGTTCCTGTGCCAAACTCTTCATCTCACTTGGGATAAGATTATCTTTTGCATTCTTCATTGTTTGAGAGACAATTCGCCTGACTGCCTGGTCAGCTTGATGAAGGACACTGGCTGCACAAAGAGCTCGATCAACTTCCTTGAATTCTGTATTATCTTCCAGCTGTTTCACTGGGTTTTCCAGAGTAACAGACAACAAATTGAGTACCTTAAGATTATCCTCCAAAGAATATTCTGTACTCTTCAAAATGACACTGTACTGCTCCCATGTGTATTTCTCTGGATTTGGAACTTCCAGCTTCTGTGCCATTGCATGTATGGTTTCCTCAGGTAATGGCTGAGTTCTCTGGCAATTTCTCTGTATACAGGCCTCAACCTGACAGTCTAAAAACAACTGACAGAAGCCCAGTGAATATTTGCGAGCTAATTGGTAAACTTCATATCTCATACTTCGATAATAAAAGTTGTcatctaaaataaaatatgttgGTCTGAGAGTGGCAATATTGATTAAATGTTGACTAATTGCTGTGTCTTCTGCTCTCAAAGATATTAAGCCTTGATCTTTCAAACAGCAAACAAAGTTTTTCCAAATTACTTCAGTTTCTTTTGGAGGAAGCAAATAATGGCATCCTTTAATAAGAGCCTGCAGGAGGCATTCAAGGTACATCAATAATTCATGTCTGTAGAATTTCCAGTTTGATGCCAATGACTGCTGTCCCTCCTGTCCTGAGCTCATCTCTGATTGGCTGAATGCTTCCGGAGGCATAAGTTCATCATAGGTGAGGTGAACACAAAGCCAACCTTTATGCTTCTTCAAAAAATCACTGAGTGCTTGTGCCATTGTTGTTTTGCCTGCAGCTGGTAGgccacaaaacacacacaatCCCATTGGCCACATTGAGGCATTTTCTAACTCTTGTGTCATAGTTGCAATTCTTGTGCAGCTTCCACTTCCATTACCAAGGTCGGCAGAAAAAAGTGTGCATATTTAGTAAGGGATATACGATTGCAAGGCACTTCCACGTTCTGTTCCAGGAAACTGTGGGGAAGAGTAAGAAATTCTCTCTTGAGTTCCAGTACAAAATCCCAAGGAACATCATAGCCTTTGCTTAAATAATTCATCCTGGTTAAACGAAATCACTGTATCAGCTACTTAAATTCTCATGTGTTGTTAGCAGCAGAAACTCTTCAAAACATCTTTAGTACTCTGAAGTCGAGTAAAAATCTAAATAGTTTACCATCAGTATATTCAAAGATAGTCATGAAACCTTGTGTTTTAGTAACAACAAAATTGGAACCAGGGAAAATTCACAAACTATTTCCAGTCTACAACGGATCTCTCCTTGGAACCTAATGAAATTTTAGTACATATTTTCCCATATAATAATTTATATTTCTCTTGGAAAACCTAGAGAAGTAGGGACCACCTAAGCTATTTATCTAATTAGGCTTACTGATAAGATTGTTTCCCCTCAAATTagacccaaacaaatggtaaccatataaactaagcttattatccctgtttggtccttgattctgttaaacatcttcattatgttgtatgctaatttactgctgaCCTTCTACCTATATGTACAGACTCATAACCCATTTCTGCAGGGGTTCTTTTGtacaaaaagaggtgctggagctcattagcataactcatttgcataatttatttgcatctgccacattcCCGACATCACTGGCCAGATCACTCCAGAGCCCACAGTGTCACTGGCAAAGATCTGGCTATGCGCATATCACTAAGAGCTAAAAGAAAATGGCACTGCAAGGGAAGAAGGCTTCCTCTTCCCTCACAGTTTGATggcactataataataataataattttatttttatatcccgccctcccccgccaaaggcgggctcagggcggctcacagacatggaattccatgattcaataaaacaatgcaaacagtctcaaatacaatcaattacataataaattatttaaaatagataaaatatataaaatgggtgctaaaatattGTAAGTCATAAAACAATCAGGCATCGAAGAAAGCACACTGATCTATTTGTGCTGGATA contains:
- the PSTK gene encoding L-seryl-tRNA(Sec) kinase translates to MTQELENASMWPMGLCVFCGLPAAGKTTMAQALSDFLKKHKGWLCVHLTYDELMPPEAFSQSEMSSGQEGQQSLASNWKFYRHELLMYLECLLQALIKGCHYLLPPKETEVIWKNFVCCLKDQGLISLRAEDTAISQHLINIATLRPTYFILDDNFYYRSMRYEVYQLARKYSLGFCQLFLDCQVEACIQRNCQRTQPLPEETIHAMAQKLEVPNPEKYTWEQYSVILKSTEYSLEDNLKVLNLLSVTLENPVKQLEDNTEFKEVDRALCAASVLHQADQAVRRIVSQTMKNAKDNLIPSEMKSLAQELNQLKVGFLEDLRHEYNEKKQCYSASTFDIKTSLFHQRANDIVKKYVLHM